A window from Citrus sinensis cultivar Valencia sweet orange chromosome 5, DVS_A1.0, whole genome shotgun sequence encodes these proteins:
- the LOC127902278 gene encoding extensin-like, translating to METRRIGLEAMTSINFSRKNGQWIKTKNSKNQDTLIAPEDDRVLNDVYTPDQLPDFRLRAHPPPSRRHSIPQPPADSDSEEREMDADIPFTSMPPPASAQTSVPKPSDVPEQPSVSKPPPAPVQPPTSVQPPASNVLQ from the coding sequence ATGGAGACTAGACGGATTGGTCTTGAGGCCATGACTAGTATCAATTTTTCTAGAAAGAATGGTCAGTGGATTAAGACTAAAAACTCCAAAAACCAAGATACATTGATTGCTCCAGAGGACGATCGGGTGCTCAACGATGTCTATACTCCCGATCAGCTTCCAGATTTTCGATTAAGAGCTCATCCACCTCCTTCGCGTCGCCATTCTATCCCCCAACCTCCAGCTGACTCTGACTCTGAGGAGCGTGAGATGGATGCTGATATTCCATTCACTTCTATGCCACCTCCAGCTTCAGCACAGACTTCCGTTCCCAAGCCATCTGATGTTCCTGAGCAGCCCTCCGTTTCTAAGCCACCTCCAGCTCCAGTGCAGCCTCCTACTTCAGTTCAGCCCCCTGCTTCGAATGTTTTGCAGTAG